The genomic stretch ACTTCCTCAAGGTTGTTGCGACACTTATCGGTCAGTTTATCTCGCTCAATGAGAAGGTGCTGAAACGGGAGGCCGTGCTCAAGCGGGAAAACACCTCCCTTAAATATCAGATTTCCAAGAATTCCAAGGGCCCGTATATCGTCGGCCAGTCGCAGCCCATGGTCGAGGTCCAGCGGCAGATGGAGAAGGTATCTCCCACTCGCGCCACCGTTCTTCTGCTGGGCGAATCCGGTGTGGGAAAAACGCTCATCGCACGCATCATACATGAACTTTCCGAGCGAAAAGGGCACCCGTTCATTAAAGTGAACTGCGCGTCCATCCCCGGCAATCTGCTCGAATCCGAACTGTTCGGTCATGAAAAGGGTGCGTTCACCGGAGCCAGTGGTTCGCGCCCCGGTCGTTTCGAGGAAGCAGACAGCGGAACGATCTTTTTGGACGAGATTGGCGAACTCCCCTTGGGGTTGCAGGCCAAGCTGTTGCGTGTGCTGCAGGAAAAGGAACTGGAACGCCTCGGCTCCAACCGTACCCGTGCAGTTGATGTGCGAATCCTTGCCGCAACGAACCGTGACCTCGGTGATCTGGTAGAGCGCAACAAGTTCCGGCTCGACCTCTATTATCGACTCAATGTCTTCCCCATACGTATCCCCCCTCTGCGGGAGCGAAAGGAAGATATCACATCGCTGCTCAATCATTTTATCAATCAGATGGCCGAGAACTACGGGCGTCAGATGATCTTTACTTCCACTGCGCTCGATGCCCTCATCCGGTACGACTGGCCGGGTAATGTTCGCGAGATGCAGAATCTGATCGAACGGCTGGTCATTATGTCCGATACCGAGCGCATCAGCCTGGAGTTCCTCAAATCCTACCTCGCACCGGGGCAGACTGCCGCTGTGCAGGAAGTTGTGGGGTTTTCCGAGGAAGCACCGCGCCATTCCACGCTCCGTGAGTTTGAGCGTAATGAGGTGCTGGCCGCTCTGGAGCGCAGCGGCTGGATTCAGTACAAGGCTGCTGAGGCACTCGGGTTGTCAGCCAGACAGATGGGGTATCGCGTGAAGAAATATGGACTTGAATCGATGATAGCGGAAGGGCGGGCCAACCTGCGACGCAGGAAAGAAAAAATTTCATGATCAGTCATGACCTAGTACCTCCCATCCCCTAACCGGACAGGCCCCGTCATAATATGACGGGGCCTGTCTTGTTTATTGGGCAAGTGTTTTAGTCAGGTATTGTACGCTGTTGGTGTAAAAAACAGCGTGGTGACAATTACATCATAAAGCCATTTTTATTGTTTTTTCCCGTAGTTGTATTGTTTGCCGTGAAATTTTTTGATAGTGATTTGGCCGCTGTAATTACGCAGGCGCTTCATCCACAGATGTTCATGGGGCGCTGTTCCGTGTTCATGAGAGAAAGAGGAGTTCCCTTGCGCATAGGTGTGCTGAAAGAGGTGAAAGCGGGAGAAAACCGCGTTGCCCTGACCCCTGGCGGTGTCAAAACCCTGGCCGGCGACGGCCATGAATTGTTTGTGGAAGCAGGTGCCGGTGCGCGTTGCGATGCGCCCGATGCAGAATACCAGGCAGCTGGTGCGATCATCGTACCCGATGCCATGGCGGTTTCGGAAAACAGCGATCTGCTGACCAAGGTGAAGGAACCGCAGCCCGAAGAATTTGACATTTTTCGTGAAGGGCAGATCCTTTACAGCTATGTGCACAGTGAAACGCGACTGCCGCTGATTCGCACGCTGCTTGATAAAAAGATTACGGCCATTGCGCTGGAAAACGTCCGGACCGATGATGGCCGTTTTCCGCTGTTGGAGCCCATGTCCATTATTGCAGGCCAGTATGGTGTCATGATCGGCGGCGAATATCTTCAGTGTCGTCACGGTGGGCGTGGCATCAGTCTTGTCCGCTTTCCCGGTCTGCCTCCGGCAAAGGTCGTGGTCCTTGGTGCCGGTCCTGCTGGTGAGTCCGCAGCCCGTACCGCTGCCGGTCTCGGGGCGCAGGTTACACTGACAGAACTTTCATTCGACAAAATCCGCGAACTCACCCCTGTTCTTCCGGCCAATATCAAGCTGGTCAACGCGTCCGAGCCTTCTGTTCACGACGAAATCCTTGAGGCGGACATGGTAGTGCATACCACCACCATCCCGCCCGACAGCAGCTATCATATCATTCCCCGGACCATGCTCCCGCAGATGAAGCGTGGCTCCGTAATTGTAGATGTCACTGCCAACCTTCGTGGCGGCGTCGAGAGTATCGACCGGTATACCACCCACGCCGATCCGGTATGGGAAGTGGACGGTGTCATTCATTATGCCGTGACGAATATCCCCAGCGCCGTGGCCGCGACTGCCTCCCGCGCTTACGAAGCCGCCCATCTGGGCTGGTTGCGGCAGGTGGCAGCGAAAGGGGCGAAGACTGCCCTTGCCGAGAATCCTCCATTGTTGCGTGGCCTGACTGCCGCTGAGGGTATTCTCAGTTGGCATGAAGCAGGCACCATGCAGCAGCTCGACTGGATGGAGCCTCACAAAGCTTTGGAACAAATGGTGTAATGCCAGATTGTTATATACACAGTTTTAACTCTAGGAGAGAGATGATGAAACGTATTGTTAGTCTTGCCCTTATGCTCTGTATGGTTCTGGGTGCCGTCCAGACCGCTTCTGCCGATGCATTGGATGAAATCATCAAACGTGGTGAGCTGCGTGTCGCAGTTCAGACCCAGGGCCCTCCGTTCAGCTTTGTTGACAAGAACGGTGAGCGCACCGGTAGCTCCGTTGAATTCTGTAAGATGATGGCCGAAGAAATGGGCGTTAAGATCAAGTTCCTCGATTACGACTGGGACGGCCTGATCCCCGCACTGCTTTCCGGTAAAGCCGACATGCTCGCTGGCGACATGACCGCAAACCTGAAGCGTGCCCTGCGTGTTTCTTTCACTGATGCTTTCTACTACACCGGCTCCGTTGCCGTGACCAAGTCCGGTTCCGAGCTGACCTCCTGGGAACAGCTGAACAACCCTGACGTGAAAATCGCCGTTCTGATCGGTGGTACCGGTGAAGCCGACGCCAAGCGTCTCTTCCCCAACGCCGAAATCAAGTCCTACAAGGGCGGCGGTCCTATCCTGCTGAACGCCATCATGGCCGGTCATGCTGATGTTGCCGTCAATGACAAGTCCGCTATCGTCGGTGGTATGACTTCTTTCCCCGAAGGCTCCATGACCATCATTCCCGGTGTCATGTCCGAGCAGCCTCTGGCATTTGCCGTTCGTCCCCAGGATGAGCACCTGCGCCAGTGGATCAATCTGTTCTTCAAGTGGGTTAAGGCCGATGGCCGCTACGATGCCAATATCGACTACTGGGTCGATTCCCTGGATTGGAAGAAAGACCACTAGAACACCATTGGTTGAATCAGCCGCGCTCCGCTTGACGGGGCGCGGTTTTCACATTTTAAAATAAGTTTATCATGCTAGAATATTTCAATTTTCGTATTATATGGGAGTACATGCCGCTCTTTCTGGACGGCTTGGTGCAGACCTCGTGGATTTCGTTGGTCGGCATTATCGGCTCCCTGATCATTGGCATGATCGCGTGTGCCTGCCGTATCTCAGGCATCAAGGCTTTGGTCGCCATTTCAGTGGTCTACATCGAAGTCATTCGCTCCACGCCGCTGCTCGTGCAACTCTACTTTCTCTACTTCGGCCTGCCGTCCCTCGGATTCCAGGTCAATGAACTCAATACCGGACTGGTCGCATTGTCGTGCAACTCCGGGGCGTACGTGGCGGAAATCCTCCGGTCGGGCATCAAAGGTATTCCCGTTGGTCAGGTGGAAGCAGCCATGGGCCAGGGGTTCAATATCGTGCAGCGGTTCGGATACATCATCCTGCCCCAGGCGTTGGCCAATACCATGCCTTCCATGCTGGGACAGGCCATCGTGCTGGTCAAGGACTCTGCCGTGCTGTCGCTGATCTCCGTCATGGAGCTGACCCGTGCGGGCCAGTTGCTCAACTCCGAGCGTTTCATGCCCACCGAAGCCTTTTTCACCGTGGCCGCCTTCTATCTCTTCCTGTACTACCTGCTTAAAGGCGCCACCAAGTTATTCCAACGACGTCTGACCTTCAGGAGCGCGTAATCATGTGGGGATTCTATTTCGACCAACTCATGGCTAGCCTGCCCCTGTTCTACAAGGGGCTGGGGATGACAGTCGCTGTTTCCGCCCTCAGTCTGGTGGGTGGAACGATCATTGGTGTCATGGCGGGTATCTTCCGCGCCAACTCGGGGTCATTCATGTCCCGCCTGCTGTCGATTTATGTCGACTTCATGCGCGGAACACCGTTCCTGGTCCAGGTCTTCATCATTTTCTTCATCCTTCCGGAAGTCGGTTTGCATCTGGAAGCGTTTGAAGCGGCCGTATTCAGCCTCACGCTCTATTCGGGCGCGTATATCTGCGAGATCGTGTCCGCAGCCATCCAGGCGGTGCCGCCCGGACAGGCCGAGGCATGCCGTTCGTTGGGCCATACCTGGCGACAGACCATGTGGCTTGTCATTCTGCCTCAGGCGCTGCGAATGGCTTTGCCGTCCCTTGTCGGGCAGTATGTGCTGCTGATCAAGGACTCTTCCATCGTATCCGTTATCGGTGTCACCGACATCACCCGCGCCGGATGGTTGACCGTGCAGCGCATCCCCGAGGGGGTCATGGTCTTTGGACTGGTCGGCTTGATGTACTTTCTGGTTTGCTTCCCGCTCATCCAGATATCGAACAGGCTTGAGAAGCGCTATTCGACAGGGGAGTTGAAGCTCTAACAAGCCTCACCCCGGTTGGAAGGGCCGCTTTCAACCAGCATTGAAACAATACGCCTCGGAGTTTGATTGCTCCGAGGCGTTTTTTGTAGCTTCTTCTTGTCGATGTTTTCGCATTTGTTGTATGGTGACCATTCACCGTAAACGGAGGAAAGGAATGAGTTCTCTGAAATTGGATAAGTACCTGTCACGCGAAGAGTTGCCCGACTTCTTCCGTGAGTTGGCGAGCGCCCTCGAAACAGGTGAGGGTGGCGAACTTTCATGTGCCAACGAATTCAAGAAGATGAAATTCACCGTCAAGGATGAATACGGGCAGATATCCCTGCGGGCCAAGATCAAGTCCGCTGCGGATTGTGTTTCCGAAGATATCGATTTGATACCTGACGCAGAAGATGCCGATCCGAATGCTGTGCCGCCCAAACCGAAATACAAGGCGCTCAAAAAGCGCATGGGCAAGAGCTTCAAGGTTCTTTTCAAGATGATTCATCAGGGGCAAATGCCTCCCAAGGCGGCTGTGGAGGAGTTTCTTTCAGACTCCAAGCTCATGGTTGCCTATCCGGGGTATGGCGATCCCTATTATGAGGAATACATTGCGGCTTGCGATGCCTTTGCTGCGGCCTATGCCGTGGCTGACATGGATTTGCTCAATGAAACAGTCGATAAGCTCGTGCACCAAAAAGGCCATTGCCACGCCAAGTACAAGTAGGCGTGGGCCATCACCAGTTGGGCATGGTGCATACCCTGCACCATGCCCTCTGCATATTTTGACGAACCGTCATTTAACCTGGACAGACCACAAGGGGGAGTGAACATGCAGGCCATGATGCTTAGGTCGTTTGGCGATCAATATGATTTCGACTTGCGTGAGGTTTCCGTGCCGACTCCAAAGCCCGGTGAAGTCCTGATTCGGGTTGTCGGGTCGAGTTTCAATCCCATTGATAACAAGATTGCCACACTGGGGAGTGCCTTGGGTTTTGCGCCCGAGTTGCCTGCCATTTTGGGCATGGATGTCTCCGGTGTCGTGGTCGAGGCTGGCTGCGGTTTTTCCCGTTTCCAGCCGGGAGATGCTATCTATGGTTGTGCCGGAGGGCTGGGTAACATTCCCGGTGCCTTAGCCGAATACATGGTCGTGGATGAACGACTGATGGCCAGAGCGCCCGAGAATATGGAGCTTGCGGATGCGGCGAGCCTGCCACTGGTATCGATCACGGCGTGGCTTGGTTTGTTCGCCAAGGCGGGGATCGCTCCGGGCGAAACCCTGCTGGTGCAGGGCGGTGCCGGTGGGGTCGGGCATATTGCAACCCAGCTTGGCGTGTACGCCGGAGCCGAGGTGCATGCTACAGTCTCTTCGGATACCAAATCCATGATCGTGGAAAGCCTTGGCGCTATCCCGGTCAACTACCGCGAGACCGATCTTGTCGAGTATACGCAGGAAGTGACGGATGGCGACGGATTTGACGTGATTTACGATACGGTTGGCGGTGCCAATCTTGATGTCTCATTCCCGTTGGCCGGGATCGGCGGCAGCGTCGTCACTACGGTCAGTCGCTCCACCAATGATCTGAGTCCGCTGCATGCCAAATCACTGTCGCTCCATGTGGTGTTTATGCTGTTGCCGCTGATGACAGGGCAGGGACGGTGGCAGTACGGCGATATCCTGCGCGAAATCACCTCATTGATTGAAGCGGATGAACTGGCTGTGCTGCTTGATGAATCCCGGTTCCACTTCACGGAAATATCCCAAGCGCACAGATACTGGGCTACAGGCGAGGCCATGGGCAAGATTGTCATTGATTATAGTGAGTAAGATACTTACTTGTCTTTTTTGGCAGTTAATGACACTTGGTTTTTTCGCTTGGTGTCAAAGGAGATGATTCAGCCTTTTCGATGTGATGGAATGAATCGAAAGGTGTTGGTATATTGATATAAATTTCAGTTCAGCCTTGACAAAAGCAGCAGGCGCATCAATGGTAGAATTCTTGGATAATAAGATGTATTCACAAAACGTGATTTTCCGATTTCAAGAAGTGTCATTACTATTACTTAGCTAGGCTTCACTATGCCATCAGATAAAAAAACTCCACCCAATACAGCGCAAGAGCCGGTAGCTCCCACAGAGGAAACCGCCCGCTCAAAGCCTTCGGCGGCCAAGCCGGATGCTCCCAAGCCGAAACAGGGCGCTGGTGCTCCTCCGCCCGGAGCTGGCAAGCAGCAGCCCCCTCAGTCCAATAGGCCGGAAGCATTGAGCAGGGATGAACGGCTCGACCATAAAGACATCGATTTTCAGCCGCCCCTTGTCATCTGCCTGTCCATCATAAGTCGTCTTTTGGGCAAGCCCGTTTCATCGGCAACGCTCAAGGCGGGTATTCCCCAGCAGGAAGGGGTCATTACTGCGGCTTCCATTGTTCGCGCTGCCGAACGGATTGGCTTCAAGGCCAAAACCGTTCATCGCAAGACACCTCGGTCAATATCCAAACTGGTCCTTCCGTCCATCCTGCTGCTGCGAGGCGGCAATGCCTGCGTTCTGCTGGATACGGATGACAATAAGGCACGGGTTATCATCCCCGGTCACGGCATGGATGAAACCGAGATGCCCATGGACAAGCTTGAAGAGGAGTACACCGGATACGCCATTCTGTGCCATCGCGCATCAAAGCTCGACAAACGGGCCAGTGAACTGAAGCAGGTCAAGAGCAAGCGGTGGTTCTGGGGCGTGATGCTCAAATTCTGGCCCATCTACAAGCACGTTATCGGCGCGTCCATCATGACCAACCTGATCATTGTTGCGTCGCCGCTGTTCGTGATGAACGTCTATGATCGGGTCATACCGAATAATGCCATCGACACGCTGTGGGCGTTGGCCATCGGTATAGGTATCGCTTATCTTTTCGACTTTCTGCTGAAAAATCTTCGCTCCTATTTCGTGGACGTGGCCGGACGCAATGCCGACGTATTGATCGGGTCGCGCATCATGCAGCATCTCATGTCGGCCCGACTGGACCACATGCCGGAGTCGGCCGGAGCCGTTGCCAACAATGTGCGTGAATTCGAGTCACTACGAGAGTTCTTCAGTTCCAGTTCGCTGGTGGCGCTCATCGACATGCCGTTTTTGATACTGTTCATTGCGGTTATTCATTTTATCGGCGGTCCCATTGCATGGCCCATATTTATCGCTGTGCCGTTGGTCATCCTGTTCGGCCTGTTCCTGCAGGTGCCGTTTCAGCACATCATCGAAAACCACTACAAGGAATCCACGCAGAAGAACGCGCTTCTTTTCGAGATCGTTCACGGGTTGGAGACCATCAAAACCTCCATGGCAGAAGGTCGCATGCAGGCCCGCTGGGAGAATGTCGTCGGTATGTCGGCCCAGTCCAACAGCAGCGCAAAGGTCTTTGCCAACCTGTCCATCACGTTTTCGGTGTTCGTCACCCAGATGGTGTCCGTTGCGATCATCATCATCGGTGTTTTTCTGATTTCCAAGGGTGAACTGACCGTTGGTGGGCTTATCGCCTGTAATATCCTTTCGGGGCGGGCCATGGCGCCGCTGAGTGCGGTCGCAGGGCTGCTCTCCCGTTTCCAGCAGTCGCGCATGGCGCTTAATGCGCTGGATATGCTCATGGACATGCCTTCTGAGCGTCCTGATGACAAAGAGACATTTCATTACGGTGAGATGGAAGCATCCATGCAGTTGGAGAATGTTTCCTTCAGCTATCCCGGTACGGATAAGGCGGTCCTCAATGAGGTCAATCTGATGCTCAAACCCGGCGACAAGGTCGGTATTGTCGGACGAACCGGTGCGGGTAAATCCACCCTCGGCAAGCTGTGTGTGGGGCTGTATCAGCCTGTGGCCGGTTCGGTGAAGGTGGGTAACATCGATCTGCGGCAAATGGATGTGGCTGATCTTCGACGTAAGGTTGGCTATGTGTCGCAGGATTCGCTGCTCTTCTACGGTACCCTTCGCGACAATATCGCCTTTGGCCTGCCCGAGGCCGACGACCAGTCCATCAAGTTTGCCGCCGACGTAGCCGGAGTCAACGATTTCGTTACCGATCATCCCGCCGGATTCGGCATGATGGTCGGCGAGCGGGGATCGTCCCTGTCAGGCGGGCAGCGACAGGCTGTATCCGTTGCCAGGGCCATTCTTCCCGACCCGGAAATCCTGATCATGGATGAGCCTTCCAGCAATATGGACAACCAGTCCGAATACCGGCTCAAATCAAAGCTGGAACCGTATATCAAGGACAAGACGGTCATCGTGATCACCCACCGCCATTCCATGCTTGATCTGGTCGACCGGCTGGTGATCATGGACAAGGGACGCATCGTGGTGGACGGTCCCAAGCAGGCTGTGCTCGACGGCTTGCGATCCGGCAAGATCAAGGTTTCCATGTGAGGTCGACATGAAGAAATACGATAAAGAAACGTTGCTGTTCATGTCCGAGGTGGACCAGGCCATGTATGGAAAAGGCCGCCGCTACACCTACATCATGTCCACCTGCATTATCCTGATGTTCGTGGGCTTCCTGGTATGGGCAAAGTTCGCCGTGCTCGACGAGGTGACTCGTGGATTCGGGCGCATCATTCCCTCCCAGCGCATTCAGGAAATCCAGAACCTTGAAGGCGGTATCCTTAGCGATATCTACGTCAACGAGGGGCAGGTGGTTGAAAAGGGCGATGTTCTTTGCCGTCTGCATAACGAGCAGGCCGCCAGTTTTTATCGTGACGCACAGGCCAAGGCCCTGGAGCACCGTGCCGCCATCGCCCGACTCATTGGCGTGGTGGAAGGCATTGAACCAGTATTTGATGAAGAGTTGAAAGAAAAGGCTCCACAATTGGTCAATGACCAACGCCGGATATTCAAGGCACAAAAAGAACAGTTGGACATAGAACTCGCCCTCTTGCGCGACCAGTACGAGCAGAAGCAGCAGGAAGTGAACGAGATGGCGGGGCGCCGGAAGCAACTGCTTTCCAGTCTGAAGGTGGCGGAAAAGCAGTTGGATATCACTCGCCCGCTGGTCAAGAAGCAGATCCACTCCGAGTTGGACTTTCTCAATCTTGAACAAAAAGTCGTGGAGCTTCGAGGTGATGTGGACGCCCTGCGTCTGGGGATACCCAGAGTGCAGAGTGCCGCCAGAGAAGCACTGGGACGCATCGAACAACGCAAGGCCGAGCACCGCTCCGCAGCGTTGGAAGAGATCAACGAGCGGCGCCTTGAATTGATTTCCATTCGTGAGTCCTTGGCAGCAGGAAGTGATCGCGTGACCCGAACCGATGTTCGTTCCCCGGTCAGAGGTATCGTAAAATCCATTTATATCAATACGCTTGGTGGTGTTGTGCAGCCCGGCGAGTCGATCATGGAAGTGGTCCCTCTCGACGACACCCTGTTGGTGGAAGCGCAGATCAAGCCGGCGGATATCGCATTCCTCCATCCCCAGCAAAAAGCACAGGTCAAGATCACTGCCTATGACTTTTCCATCTATGGTGGATTGGAAGGGACAGTCGAGCACATCAGCGCGGATACCATTGAAAACGAGAAAGGGGAGAGCTTCTACCTCGTCAAGGTGCGCACTACCCAGAACGTGATGAAGTATCGCGGTCAGGAATTGCCCATTATTCCGGGCATGACTGCTCAGGTGGATATCCTGACCGGAGAGAAGTCCGTGCTCGACTATCTGCTCAAGCCCATCCTCAAGGCCAAGCAAAACGCGCTTAGGGAGCGCTAGCCCTCAGTATGACTGAGAGGTCGTCCATATTACATCCGGCGGCGATGCTCGTGTGTGTTGCGTGCATCGTCGTCTGCCTTTGCTGTGGTCCGGCCGCAGCAGCAGATTCCGCGCCTCCCAAGGTGAAGCTCTTTGGTACCGTGGAGTTCAAGGGGAAGATCAAGCAATTGCCCAACTGGACCCGTGTGCTCGGTAAAATGGAAAAGTGGAAAGGGTTCTTCCAGTACATTTCCACTGCCAAGCTGCCCTCGAAATCAGGTTGGTCCAAGCTGGTCAAGGAAGTTGAAGGGCAGGACGCCATGGGCAAGCTCAAAGCCGTCAACAAGTTCTTCAACCTGTGGCCCTACCGGCTGGATGCTGCCAACTATGGCGTATCGGACTATTGGGCCACCCCCATGGAGTTTCTTAAGAAATCAGGCGATTGCGAGGACTATGCAATCGCCAAGTACTATGCCTTGCAGGAGTTCGGTTTTTCGATCGACTCCATGCGCATTGTGGCCGTGAAGGATTACATCCGAGGCATCGGCCATGCCGTGCTCGTCGTCTATACCGATAGCGGGGCATACGTGCTCGATAATCAGACGAACATGGTGCTGTCCCACGCTCGGTACAAGCACTATATTCCCCAGTATTCAGTAAATGAGAAATTTCGTTGGATGCACGTTCCCACCAAAAAACGGTTCGGGAAGAAAGCGACAACGAACAACGTGAAACAGGAAAACGTTTTACCTGTTCCGTAAAACACCAGATGGAGTTGACTATGGCATCAAACATTACCATGACCGAAGCGTCCGAACCGATAGGAGGGGCCAAACAAGGCGTAAAAATTGCCGTTGTTTTGGCTTTTGTGCTGGTTTTGTCCGCGGGGATGGCTTTTCTGGGTGGCCGGGCCATCGATGAAAAGCGTCAGGTGACCCTGGATAATCAGGAGAAACGGCTTCGACTCCTCGCCCACGGGCGGGCTCAGATGGTCGAGGCGTGGCTGGAGAATCTTTCTCAGCAGGGTGACCGGCTGATTAAGTCGGACCTGTTCCGGCTCTACGCCGCTGAAGTTGATTCGATCAACGGCGACCTGGCATCCATTTTCGGGGCAATTCCCGGGCAGGATGTCGACAGCGGCGTGCCTGAATTGGCCCAGCAGTTGCCGATGATGCAGAACATGCTGCGCGAATTTTCCGCCTATGCCGGGTTCGTCAATGCACGAATCCTCAACCGGGAAGGCGACGCTTATATCGCCACGGATGGTCATCTGCCTCCCATGCTCGCCGAACAGGTGGCACAGGCCTCCGAGGCTATCCGCACGAAGTCCCCACGGTTCTCGCCCCTCAGAAAAACCGGGCAGGGAGTTGAGCTGGACGTATACGTGCCCATCTTCCCGCCGGACGATACCGATGGCGAACAGGCACCGGTTGGTACCCTGATGATTACACGACAGGTCTCGGGGCAGATCACTGAACTGCTTTCCAATTCGTCCCTGTCGGCTGAAGGTGAGAAAACCCGCCTTATGCAGCGCATGGGCAATGTGTACAGGGAAGTGACACCCTGGACCGCTTCGGGGTTCTCGGATGTGGTGGCTGATATTTCTTTGAATGAGGACAACATCCTGCCCTTTGCCCAGCGGAGCAGTCTGTCGGATGAGAGCAGCAAGGTGTTCTCCATGGCTGTCCCGGTGAATGGGCCGCAGTGGTGGATCGTTCAGGAAGCCGGAGCACAAGGTGTTCTCGGCCCCATCGAGAGCTACAGTGGTACGGTCTATGTGGTCACCGGACTGGGTGTACTGACCGCCTTCCTGATGGCCGGGCTTGCCTGGTGGGTCATGGCCGGGGTGCAGTCAAAACGTGTTGCAGCCGAATTCAAGGCGCTGGCGTTGCAGATCGAGGACCAGAAGCGGTTCATCGACTCAATCAATGCCAATATCGAAGAGTTCATCACGCTCAAGGATGCCGAAGGCAAGTACACGTACGTCAATGATGCCTTTGCCCTGGCTGTGGGCAGAAGCCGGGACGAGATCATCGGCATGGATGGCGTGGCAGTGTTTGGCTACGATACGGCCAAGCGCCTCTCTTCCATGGACGATATCGTTCTGATGGAAAATCGGCAGGTTGTCGTTAACGAGTCGGTCTTCCTGCGTTCTCAGCGTTACCGTTTCCAGATAGCGAAATCTCCTTATTGCGGTGCAGATGGCACCTGCATCGGCATTGTCGAAGTGTATCGCGATATGACGGAATTTGTCGCCATACAGGAGAAGAACCGTCGGCTTATCCGTCGGGCCATGGAGGCTCTTGGTTCCACCATTGAAGCGGCAGATCCCTATCTGGGTGGTCACACAAAGCTGCTGGCCGGTTTATCGGTCGAGGTGGCTCGCCACATGCATTTGCCCGAGACCGATGTGGTGGAAATTGAAACCGCGGCCAACCTCTCTCAGATAGGCAAGATGTTCGTGCCCAATGAGATTCTGACCAAACCCGGGAAGCTGACTCCTGAGGAAAAGGCGACCATGGAAAATCATGTGGAGCACGCCTACCGCATCCTCAAGGATATCGATATTGCCGAAGGGGTGCTCATCGCCATTTACCAGATGAGTGAACATGTCGACGGCAGCGGGTATCCCAAGAAGCTGACAGGTAATGAAATCATTTTGCCTGCACGCATCCTGTCATCCCTCAACGCGTTTTGCGCCATGATTCGCCCCCGTTCATATCGCGGGGCCAAATCACCTGAGGATGCGCTGGGAATCCTGTTGCAGGAAAATACCAAATACGATCAGGACGTTGTTCACGCATTGGGCGAAGTGCTCAAAACCCCCACAGGGGAGCGCGTACTACGCGAAGAGTTGTAATAACCGATCCGTCTGGTGTGGATCGCAAGTCCCGGTGTTTCGACGCCGGGACTTTTTTGTCTCATGGTAAAAGTGAGCGGGAAGATGCAGCAAACTTTGACGAAAGTACGATTATACGTATATGAAGGGTAAGTTGAAAAATGTTGTATTGAGGTGTTCTTCTACCTGCCAACAATGATCCTCAGTATTGCTGTCGGCAGGTCCTTTTCCAAAGCGGCTAATCGGAGGTACGATGCATGGTCTAGAGTTAGCTGCTCTTTCAGGAATTCTGGTCATTGGTATTCTTTGTCAGTGGATCGCCTGGCGCGTGAAACTGCCTGCAATACTCTTTCTTCTTTTATGCGGCATACTTGTCGGCCCGGTTTTACGATACCTTGAGCCGGATGCCCTTTTCGGAAATATGCTGTTTCCGTTCATTTCGCTG from Pseudodesulfovibrio profundus encodes the following:
- a CDS encoding type I secretion system permease/ATPase; amino-acid sequence: MPSDKKTPPNTAQEPVAPTEETARSKPSAAKPDAPKPKQGAGAPPPGAGKQQPPQSNRPEALSRDERLDHKDIDFQPPLVICLSIISRLLGKPVSSATLKAGIPQQEGVITAASIVRAAERIGFKAKTVHRKTPRSISKLVLPSILLLRGGNACVLLDTDDNKARVIIPGHGMDETEMPMDKLEEEYTGYAILCHRASKLDKRASELKQVKSKRWFWGVMLKFWPIYKHVIGASIMTNLIIVASPLFVMNVYDRVIPNNAIDTLWALAIGIGIAYLFDFLLKNLRSYFVDVAGRNADVLIGSRIMQHLMSARLDHMPESAGAVANNVREFESLREFFSSSSLVALIDMPFLILFIAVIHFIGGPIAWPIFIAVPLVILFGLFLQVPFQHIIENHYKESTQKNALLFEIVHGLETIKTSMAEGRMQARWENVVGMSAQSNSSAKVFANLSITFSVFVTQMVSVAIIIIGVFLISKGELTVGGLIACNILSGRAMAPLSAVAGLLSRFQQSRMALNALDMLMDMPSERPDDKETFHYGEMEASMQLENVSFSYPGTDKAVLNEVNLMLKPGDKVGIVGRTGAGKSTLGKLCVGLYQPVAGSVKVGNIDLRQMDVADLRRKVGYVSQDSLLFYGTLRDNIAFGLPEADDQSIKFAADVAGVNDFVTDHPAGFGMMVGERGSSLSGGQRQAVSVARAILPDPEILIMDEPSSNMDNQSEYRLKSKLEPYIKDKTVIVITHRHSMLDLVDRLVIMDKGRIVVDGPKQAVLDGLRSGKIKVSM
- a CDS encoding zinc-dependent alcohol dehydrogenase family protein → MMLRSFGDQYDFDLREVSVPTPKPGEVLIRVVGSSFNPIDNKIATLGSALGFAPELPAILGMDVSGVVVEAGCGFSRFQPGDAIYGCAGGLGNIPGALAEYMVVDERLMARAPENMELADAASLPLVSITAWLGLFAKAGIAPGETLLVQGGAGGVGHIATQLGVYAGAEVHATVSSDTKSMIVESLGAIPVNYRETDLVEYTQEVTDGDGFDVIYDTVGGANLDVSFPLAGIGGSVVTTVSRSTNDLSPLHAKSLSLHVVFMLLPLMTGQGRWQYGDILREITSLIEADELAVLLDESRFHFTEISQAHRYWATGEAMGKIVIDYSE
- a CDS encoding transglutaminase-like cysteine peptidase, with translation MTERSSILHPAAMLVCVACIVVCLCCGPAAAADSAPPKVKLFGTVEFKGKIKQLPNWTRVLGKMEKWKGFFQYISTAKLPSKSGWSKLVKEVEGQDAMGKLKAVNKFFNLWPYRLDAANYGVSDYWATPMEFLKKSGDCEDYAIAKYYALQEFGFSIDSMRIVAVKDYIRGIGHAVLVVYTDSGAYVLDNQTNMVLSHARYKHYIPQYSVNEKFRWMHVPTKKRFGKKATTNNVKQENVLPVP
- a CDS encoding HlyD family type I secretion periplasmic adaptor subunit; this encodes MKKYDKETLLFMSEVDQAMYGKGRRYTYIMSTCIILMFVGFLVWAKFAVLDEVTRGFGRIIPSQRIQEIQNLEGGILSDIYVNEGQVVEKGDVLCRLHNEQAASFYRDAQAKALEHRAAIARLIGVVEGIEPVFDEELKEKAPQLVNDQRRIFKAQKEQLDIELALLRDQYEQKQQEVNEMAGRRKQLLSSLKVAEKQLDITRPLVKKQIHSELDFLNLEQKVVELRGDVDALRLGIPRVQSAAREALGRIEQRKAEHRSAALEEINERRLELISIRESLAAGSDRVTRTDVRSPVRGIVKSIYINTLGGVVQPGESIMEVVPLDDTLLVEAQIKPADIAFLHPQQKAQVKITAYDFSIYGGLEGTVEHISADTIENEKGESFYLVKVRTTQNVMKYRGQELPIIPGMTAQVDILTGEKSVLDYLLKPILKAKQNALRER